In Crassostrea angulata isolate pt1a10 chromosome 6, ASM2561291v2, whole genome shotgun sequence, a genomic segment contains:
- the LOC128190319 gene encoding potassium voltage-gated channel protein Shaw-like: MSKTVENQQTKELSDDDDDETNDETDEEGDIHDNPEDIITLNIGGVRHETRIQTLRKLTRKTTRLSEVADIAEKTGKREFYFDRQPDFFPYILNFYRQGKLHLPLNLCGMILRDELKYWMIDDKDIEQCCWVHYIKYEETHEMLDMFDRDEKHNRLATKRIKADASRFERIRPKLWRFLQDPYSSRGATVYAVISLLVVILSISVLMIETLPYFGSIYAHSKSDRRNFTSEELKDEINIFSKTTPLSILLIVDNMCNIFFLCELVIKFIAAPYKRRFLITPFTLIEFCCLIPYYVAVTAVFTHPNPIEIFDLVRLLIALRVLRIFRIFILMKHFMALKVLMYTMKASTNELFLLLLVVILGVVIFACLVYYMEIFSDEKSDFEHIPLAFWWALITMTTVGYGDMTPSTGLGYTVGSMCAISGVLVIALSVPAIVQNFTLYYTHAQSRSKLKQRKRKYRQARWTKITELLKMGKSEKPSLLNIVKLAQNSKMRRKSTFVPSSSPNGHVGSSRSKRAHSVAEKLSKRDFSKLLQKHNLELRSNGVSDVEKTPDEEKEKKSKFKLPDLKIKHNKVSMEMEDIQNSTNESLDVKSEERRYSGISRSSFGDPMSPKSVKWDIPDDEINIPDNSQETILVDEVDSRKLSAGPTNLLPTLQEGAEADVSNSEEEEEVTSKSVIRENTRHCHSDSESESDYDLGREKERRESNGTEKRKKGHKISESEYESSSGKDDDLLDEAYREMKYVQSLDKGQMSGIKKRSNSIT, from the exons atgtcaaaaacAGTGGAAAACCAGCAAACGAAAGAATTGTCGGACGACGACGATGATGAAACTAACGATGAAACAGATGAAGAAGGCGATATTCACGACAATCCGGAAGACATCATCACATTAAACATAGGCGGTGTTCGACATGAAACCAGGATTCAGACATTGAGAAAGTTAACGCGAAAAACAACGAGATTGTCGGAAGTGGCGGACATTGCCGAAAAAACGGGTAAAAGGGAGTTTTATTTTGATCGTCAGCCGGACTTTTTCCCTTACATTCTCAATTTTTACCGCCAGGGTAAGCTTCACTTGCCCCTGAATCTCTGCGGCATGATCTTGAGAGATGAACTTAAGTACTGGATGATAGACGATAAAGATATCGAGCAATGTTGTTGGGTGCATTACATAAAGTACGAGGAAACTCACGAAATGTTGGACATGTTCGATCGAGACGAAAAGCACAACCGTCTGGCCACCAAACGAATCAAGGCGGACGCGTCTCGATTCGAACGAATTCGACCGAAACTTTGGAGATTCTTGCAGGACCCTTACTCCTCACGAGGGGCTACG GTGTACGCCGTCATCTCGCTCCTGGTTGTCATTCTGTCCATTTCCGTATTGATGATTGAAACGCTTCCATACTTTGGCTCCATCTATGCACATTCAAAATCAGACCGCCGGAATTTCACTAGTGAAGAGCTGAAGGATGAAATCAACATCTTCAGTAAAACCACGCCCCTTTCGATTTTACTCATCGTTGACaacatgtgtaacattttcttctTGTGTGAGCTGGTGATTAAGTTCATCGCAGCTCCATACAAAAGGCGCTTCCTCATTACCCCGTTTACGTTGATCGAGTTTTGTTGTTTGATTCCTTACTATGTTGCCGTGACTGCTGTCTTTACCCATCCGAACCCGATCGAAATCTTCGATCTCGTTCGATTGCTGATTGCTTTACGCGTATTGCGAATATTTCGAATATTTATTCTTATGAAGCATTTTATGGCACTGAAAGTACTGATGTACACAATGAAAGCAAGTACAAATGAACTGTTTTTGCTCCTGCTTGTTGTAATCCTTGGGGTGGTCATATTTGCGTGCTTAGTGTATTACATGGAAATTTTCTCTGACGAAAAGTCTGATTTTGAACACATTCCACTCGCCTTTTGGTGGGCTCTTATCACCATGACAACCGTCGGGTACGGTGACATGACCCCGAGTACGGGTCTTGGATACACCGTCGGTTCTATGTGTGCCATCAGTGGTGTCCTAGTCATTGCTCTTTCGGTTCCCGCCATTGTTCAAAACTTTACATTGTACTACACGCATGCGCAATCGCGTTCTAAATTAAAGCAACGGAAACGGAAATACCGCCAAGCAAGGTGGACAAAAATAACGGAACTGCTAAAAATGGGCAAATCGGAAAAGCCATCTCTGCTAAATATCGTAAAACTTGCACAAAATAGCAAAATGAGACGAAAATCAACATTTGTTCCATCCTCATCTCCAAACGGACACGTCGGTTCGTCCCGAAGTAAGAGAGCTCATAGTGTCGCAGAGAAACTCTCTAAGAGAGACTTCTCCAAATTACTGCAAAAACACAATTTAGAGTTACGCAGTAATGGTGTGTCCGACGTTGAAAAAACTCCAGATGAAGAGAAAGAGAAGAAGTCCAAGTTTAAACTACCGGACCTGaagataaaacataataaaGTTTCGATGGAGATGGAGGACATTCAGAATTCTACGAATGAAAGTCTGGATGTTAAAAGTGAAGAACGTAGATATAGTGGCATAAGCAGATCTAGTTTTGGCGATCCTATGTCGCCCAAAAGTGTAAAATGGGATATACCAgatgatgaaataaatattcCTGACAATTCCCAAGAAACCATATTAGTTGACGAAGTAGACTCAAGGAAACTTTCTGCTGGTCCGACCAATCTGCTTCCGACGCTTCAAGAAGGAGCGGAAGCAGATGTGTCCAATTCTGAGGAGGAAGAGGAAGTGACGTCAAAATCGGTAATAAGAGAAAATACGCGGCATTGTCATTCCGATTCAGAATCGGAGAGTGATTATGATCTAGGAAGGGAGAAAGAAAGACGTGAAAGCAACGGCACTGAAAAACGGAAAAAAGGGCACAAAATTTCTGAGTCGGAATATGAAAGTTCGTCAGGAAAGGATGATGATTTGTTAGATGAAGCTTACAGGGAAATGAAATATGTCCAAAGTCTGGACAAAGGGCAAATGTCAGGAATCAAAAAACGGTCCAATTCCATAACCTAA